The following proteins are co-located in the Paraburkholderia phytofirmans PsJN genome:
- a CDS encoding ABC transporter ATP-binding protein: MSNPSFISFSGVSKSYDGAQYVVDDLNLDVRKGEFLSLLGPSGSGKTTTLMMLAGFESPTHGEIRLDGRRLDDKPPHQRDIGMVFQNYALFPHLTIAENVAFPLSVRRVSRAEQKKRVQRALEMIELPHLANRRPAQLSGGQQQRVALARALVFEPSVVLMDEPLGALDKRLRETMQYEIMRLHRELSLTIVYVTHDQAEALTMSDRVAVFSDGRIQQAATPTELYENAQNAFVANFVGENNGLTGRVVSVGEDWATLALSDGSVIRGRSEPGLRAGDEAMLALRPERAHIPSAEGTQADEHSNVVRAHVQELVYCGDHHRVHLALGSRDSFVVKVPNTQRHALPSPGSEIEIAWRHDDCKILAMSVPRSAPVIPASTPLSPSIITTAPAGAN; encoded by the coding sequence ATGTCAAACCCTTCCTTCATTTCGTTCTCGGGCGTGAGCAAATCGTACGACGGCGCCCAATACGTCGTCGACGACTTGAACCTCGACGTGCGCAAGGGAGAATTCCTGTCGCTGCTCGGCCCGTCCGGCTCCGGCAAAACGACCACGCTCATGATGCTCGCCGGATTCGAATCGCCCACGCACGGCGAGATTCGCCTCGACGGCCGCCGGCTCGACGACAAACCGCCGCATCAGCGTGACATCGGCATGGTGTTTCAGAACTACGCGCTCTTTCCACATTTGACAATTGCGGAGAACGTAGCGTTTCCGCTTTCCGTGCGGCGCGTGAGCCGTGCCGAGCAGAAAAAGCGCGTGCAGCGCGCGCTCGAAATGATCGAACTGCCGCATCTGGCGAACCGGCGTCCCGCGCAACTTTCCGGCGGACAGCAGCAGCGCGTGGCGCTCGCACGCGCGCTCGTGTTCGAGCCGAGCGTCGTGCTGATGGACGAACCGCTCGGCGCACTCGACAAGCGCCTGCGCGAAACCATGCAATACGAAATCATGCGTTTGCATCGCGAGTTGTCGCTCACGATCGTGTACGTGACGCACGATCAGGCCGAAGCGCTGACCATGTCGGACCGCGTCGCCGTTTTTTCCGACGGCCGGATTCAGCAGGCCGCCACACCGACCGAACTGTACGAGAACGCGCAGAACGCCTTCGTCGCGAACTTCGTCGGCGAGAACAACGGCTTGACTGGCCGCGTGGTCAGTGTGGGCGAGGACTGGGCAACGCTCGCGTTGTCGGACGGCAGCGTCATTCGCGGGCGCAGCGAACCCGGCCTGCGCGCGGGCGACGAAGCGATGCTCGCGCTGCGCCCCGAGCGCGCGCATATCCCGAGCGCCGAAGGCACGCAAGCCGACGAACACAGCAACGTGGTGCGCGCACATGTCCAGGAACTGGTGTATTGCGGCGATCATCACCGCGTGCACCTCGCGCTCGGTTCACGCGATTCCTTTGTCGTGAAAGTGCCCAATACGCAGCGCCATGCGCTGCCTTCGCCCGGCAGCGAGATCGAAATCGCATGGCGCCACGACGACTGCAAGATTCTCGCGATGAGCGTGCCGCGCAGCGCGCCCGTGATCCCCGCATCCACCCCGCTCTCACCCTCCATCATCACGACCGCACCTGCAGGAGCCAACTAA
- a CDS encoding aromatic ring-hydroxylating oxygenase subunit alpha, whose product MASPASTIAVQALVDELQAGCERPFGDAHAMPPGVYTSPEFLTLEERGIFEREWQCVGRASALKVPGDYMTARIGAQPVVVLRDEQMQLKAMSNVCLHRMSVLLEGRGNVRRIVCPYHAWNYSLDGALQGAPLMDRQESFCKESYRLPNVRCEEWQGWIYVTLDEHAPPVRTQLAELSALIGAYGMSDYVETFHEEHVWNTNWKILAENFMESYHLPMLHRATVGPHSRLEEMECPPGYPAFNYHWITKEASLPIGNAHPENTRLAGHWRKTTALLAIYPTHLVTLTPGYFWYLVLQPQGVEHVHIRFGGGLAPEFIADPEANAHMTTLKKLLDEVNAEDKRGVEAVFRGVHAPLAKPGHLSPLERPNYDFARYIAGKIGAAQTGTH is encoded by the coding sequence ATGGCCAGCCCGGCAAGCACGATCGCAGTGCAAGCACTTGTCGACGAACTGCAAGCGGGTTGTGAACGGCCATTCGGCGATGCGCATGCGATGCCGCCCGGTGTCTACACATCGCCCGAATTCCTCACACTGGAAGAGCGCGGCATATTCGAGCGTGAATGGCAATGCGTCGGCCGCGCCAGTGCGCTCAAGGTGCCTGGCGATTACATGACGGCGCGCATCGGCGCGCAACCTGTCGTCGTATTGCGCGACGAACAGATGCAACTCAAGGCGATGTCGAACGTGTGCCTGCATCGCATGTCGGTGCTGCTCGAAGGACGCGGCAACGTGCGTCGAATCGTCTGCCCCTATCACGCCTGGAACTATTCGCTGGACGGCGCGCTGCAAGGCGCACCACTCATGGATCGGCAGGAGAGCTTCTGCAAGGAAAGCTATCGGTTGCCCAACGTGCGCTGTGAAGAATGGCAAGGCTGGATCTACGTGACGCTCGACGAACACGCGCCGCCCGTTCGCACGCAGCTCGCCGAACTGAGCGCGCTGATCGGCGCATACGGCATGTCGGACTACGTCGAGACCTTCCATGAAGAGCACGTGTGGAACACGAACTGGAAGATCCTCGCGGAAAACTTCATGGAAAGCTATCACCTGCCCATGCTGCATCGCGCGACGGTAGGACCGCATTCGCGGCTCGAAGAAATGGAATGCCCGCCCGGCTATCCCGCCTTCAATTACCACTGGATCACCAAGGAAGCGTCCTTGCCCATCGGCAACGCGCATCCGGAGAACACGCGCCTCGCGGGACACTGGCGCAAGACTACGGCGCTGCTCGCGATCTACCCCACGCATCTCGTCACGCTCACGCCGGGTTACTTCTGGTATCTCGTGCTGCAGCCGCAAGGCGTGGAGCACGTGCATATCCGCTTCGGCGGCGGCCTTGCACCGGAGTTCATCGCCGATCCCGAGGCCAACGCCCATATGACGACGCTGAAGAAGCTGCTCGACGAAGTGAACGCCGAAGACAAACGTGGCGTGGAAGCCGTGTTTCGCGGCGTGCATGCGCCGCTCGCAAAGCCCGGTCACCTGAGCCCGCTCGAGCGTCCCAACTATGACTTCGCGCGCTATATCGCCGGCAAGATCGGCGCGGCGCAGACCGGCACGCATTGA
- a CDS encoding ABC transporter substrate-binding protein: MRTLVKTQNVALAILAAAALTTVTTQAAETLSVVTFGGAYEAAAKKAYFEPFTQATGIGFSTESYDGGLAKLSAMEQAKNTTWDLIDLETNDAITACDEGLLQKFDKKTIGKTSDFIPGTISDCAVASMVWSTIYAYDASKLKSAPTTVNDFFDLQKFPGKRGLRKSPKVTMEWALIADGVDPKDVYKVLGTPAGVDRAFKKLDTIKPNIVWWESGAQAPQLLADGAVVMTQAYNGRISGAAKKDNKPFKTVWDAQVYDFDWWAVPTGAKHADAAAKFIASASQPKAYADLSKYIAYAPPRKDAIALIDKQRLADLPTAPDNFKRALQINANFWADNADQINKRFQVWLTQ, from the coding sequence ATGCGCACTCTCGTCAAAACACAAAACGTCGCACTCGCAATACTAGCCGCAGCCGCTTTGACCACCGTGACCACCCAGGCAGCGGAGACGCTTTCCGTCGTGACCTTCGGCGGTGCATACGAAGCGGCGGCAAAGAAGGCTTATTTCGAACCGTTCACCCAGGCCACCGGCATCGGCTTCTCGACGGAATCGTATGACGGCGGCCTCGCGAAACTTTCCGCGATGGAGCAGGCGAAGAACACCACGTGGGATCTGATCGACCTCGAAACAAACGACGCGATCACCGCCTGCGACGAAGGCCTCCTGCAGAAGTTCGACAAGAAGACGATCGGCAAGACGAGCGACTTCATTCCCGGCACGATCAGCGATTGCGCGGTGGCGAGCATGGTCTGGTCGACGATCTACGCGTACGACGCGAGCAAGCTCAAGAGCGCCCCGACCACCGTCAACGACTTCTTCGATCTGCAGAAATTCCCGGGCAAGCGCGGCTTGCGCAAATCGCCGAAGGTCACGATGGAATGGGCGCTGATTGCGGATGGCGTCGATCCCAAGGATGTCTACAAAGTACTTGGAACACCTGCCGGCGTGGATCGCGCGTTCAAGAAGCTGGACACGATCAAACCGAACATCGTGTGGTGGGAGTCGGGTGCGCAGGCGCCGCAGTTGCTCGCTGACGGCGCGGTCGTGATGACGCAGGCCTACAACGGCCGCATTTCCGGCGCCGCGAAGAAGGACAACAAGCCGTTCAAGACCGTGTGGGACGCGCAGGTCTACGACTTCGACTGGTGGGCCGTTCCGACGGGCGCGAAGCACGCCGATGCCGCCGCGAAGTTCATCGCCTCCGCTTCGCAGCCGAAGGCGTATGCGGATCTGTCGAAGTACATCGCCTACGCGCCGCCGCGCAAGGACGCGATCGCGCTGATCGACAAGCAGCGCCTCGCCGATCTGCCGACCGCGCCCGACAACTTCAAGCGCGCCTTGCAGATCAACGCGAATTTCTGGGCCGACAACGCGGACCAGATCAACAAGCGCTTCCAGGTGTGGCTGACGCAGTAA